The DNA region CGATCAGGGCGCCGAGCGTCGCGGCGCCGATATTGATGACCGCCGCGGTCTTCACCCCGGCCAGGATGGATGGCGAAGCCAGCGGCAGTTCAATCTTCCACAGCCGCGTCCGGGGAGGCAGGCCCAGCACTTCGGCCGCTTCGCGCAATGGTCCGGGGATCTGCGTGAGCCCTGAGTAGGTGTTCCGCACGATCGGCAGAAGGCTGTAGAGGAACAACGCCACGATCGCCGGCTCGGCCCCCAGGCCCAACAGCGGGATCATGAACACCAGCAACGCCAGGGACGGCAGCGTTTGGATCACCCCCACGACCCCCAGGATCGGCTTGGCCAGCCTCGGCCGCCGGTACGCCAGCACTCCCAGTGGCACCGAGAACAACACAGCTGCGGAGAGCGACACGGCGACCAGCAGCAGGTGTTCCCGGGTATTTCTGGCTAGTCGAGCGAGGCGCCGACGCCACTTTGACTTGACCTGAACTTCGCTCGAAATGCCGAAGGAGTCCTTCAGGAAAGCCGCGGCAACTTGCGGCTCAGGCAACCGGTCGACCCGCGCCCGCAGGTTCATGGCGATCATCGCCGGGGCGTCGATCGCTCCAACCAGCCGCGCGAACGATTCAACGAACTTTGGCGCACGCTCTTCAAGATCAGCGCGGTACAGGATCACCGCGTCGTAGACCGGGAAGAACCTGCGATCGTCGGCGAGCGCCCGGATGTCGTACGACTCGATCTCGGGGTCGGTCGAGTACAGGTCGATCGCGTCGAGCGACCCAGACGCCAACCCGCGGTAGGCGAGGTTGTGGTCCATCCCCCGCACACGCCGGTGCGGGAGTTCGTAGCGGGCCCGCAGCCCTGCCCAGCCGTCCGAGCGTTCCATGAACTCGTCGCTAAAGCCCAGATGCAGCTCGGGGTGGTCCGCGAGATCGGAGATTGTCTCGATCCCGAGCTCCGCGGCCCGCGACTCCAACATGCCGATCACGTAAGTGTTGTTGAACCCGACGGGCCGGCTCATGACGACCCCTTGCTCGGCGAGCCGGGCGCGGATGGCGTCGTCGCTCTTGCCCCCCTCCCCTCCCAGCAGCTCTTTGGCGATCGTGCCGGTGTAGTCGGGGTAGATGTCAATCTCCCCCGCCTTCAGGGCGCCGAACAGCACTTGCGACCCTCCCAGCTCGGCGCGGTGGTTAACCCTGACGCCGGAGTCACGCGCCAAGCCCGCGAGCACCTCACCCAGTACAACCGATTCCGTGAACGCCTTGGAACCGACTGTGACGGTCGGCGCAGCGTTGTCTGCCGCGACGCAGTCGCGTGCGACGACCGCAGTTGCCAGCAGGGGAAACAGCATCATTAAGAGCCGCCGAGGACCGCCAATAGCGGCCGGTCGCGATCGACTGCCATCGCCGCGGATCGTGGTCGCCGGGCGGTTAGTTCGCCGCTGATTCTCGAACATGTTCAACCGCCGTTCTCCGAGCCATCGAGGGTCATCCGCTGAGCGTTGATGAAACGGCGGACGTAGTCGTTTGCCGGACGCTCGACCAAGTCGCGGATCGGCCCCTGCTGCACGATGCGACCGCTTTGTAGGATCGCGACCGTGTCGCCGAAGTGGGCAGCCTCGGCCATGTCGTGCGTCACCAGCACAACGGTCTTGCCGAGCGATCGGAAGATCTGCCGTAGGTCTTCTTGCAGGTCGTACCGAACGAGGGGGTCGAGCGCGCCCAGGGGCTCGTCGAGCAGCATTACCGGCGGGTCGAGCATCAGCGCCCGCATGATGCCGACGCGTTGACGCTGCCCTCCCGAGACCTGAGTGGGGAAGCGGTCGAGGGCGCCGGCCGGAAGCCGGGTGAGTTCGGCCAGCTCGTCTACCCTCGCGTCAATCTTGGCCGCATCCCAACCGAGAAAGCGCGCCAGCAGCGCAACGTTGTCGCGGGCCGTGAGGTGGGGGAACAGGCCGCCATCCTGAATAACGTAGCCCATCTCTCGCCGTAGCTCGAGCACGTTGTCGGGCGTGATCTCGCGGTCGCCGAAGAGCACCTTCCCGGTCGATGGGGTCAGCAGCCCCACCAGCAGCCGGAGCAGCGTCGACTTGCCACACCCGCTGGGGCCGATCAGCACCGTAGAGCGGCCCCGCTCGACCTCTAGGTCCGTCGGCTGGAGGGCGACCACGTCGCCGAACGATTTGCCTGCCTTTTCAAGCCGAAACATGCGGACTCGGCGACTGGGTGTTCATGCGGTCGAGCAGCGCTTGGACAGAGTCGTGCAATTTGCCGGTCAGCTCTGCCGGCGACACGCGCGACGAGCGATCGCTGGCGGCGGTGATCGGCTCGCCAAACTCTACCACGACTCGGCGGTCGCCGCGCACGCTCGGGAGCTCCGCCTCGAGGATGTCCTCTTCAAACTTGTCGATCGTCTCGGCCAGCCGCTCGGCGGAGGGCTGCGTGCGGACGTAGTCGTTCGGGTAGCTGTAGAGCCGCATCACAAGCTGCACGTCGTCCATGGCAGCGGTCGCCGACCGCTGGGCAGGCCCGTCCTCGGCGGCCGCGGCGTTCTGACGGGCGTCGATCAGCTTGCGTCGGAGCAGCTTCACGCGTTCGGGAACGTCCCCCTCGCCCCGGGAGACGTCCTGCGCCCCCTCAAGCCGATCGAGCAGCGCCGCTACAAGCGCTTCTCGCCTTTGGCGCACCGAGCCGGTCTGCGGAGCGCCGAGGTGCTCGATCTCTAGCAGCGCGAGCACCGCCTCGCCGATGCGATAAACGCGGTCCACTAGCTGCTTGTCGGGCGGCGAACGGATCAGCAGCCTTGCTTCGAGCGCCGCAACCGTAGCGCGAACGCTCGGGAGCGGGTCCGTGACGTACCACTGCTTGATCGCGGTGGGGACGCAAACGACCTCGCGCGAGCCCTTGCGGGCCGCTGAGAGAGCCATCGCCGCGGCGCCCTCGCGGAACGGGGTCACGCGGTCGTTCGTGTGGAAGACGTCTCCTTCGGCGAACACAACCAGTGGGTAGGGCCCGTGGGTAAGAATATCGGTCGCTTGGCGGAAAGCGCGAAGGTCGGTCGCTTCGCGGTTCACGCTGAAGCAACCGGCGTGCTGCATACTCCAGCGGTCGAAGCGCCCGCTCATCGCGAACACCTGCCAGGCCGTCATGATGAAAAATGGCCGCCGCAAGGCGTCCGAGGCCCGCATCAAGCAGTAGGAGTCGTAGTGGAACGAGTGGTTGGGGGTGATCAGCACCCCGGCGCCACGGTCGAGGGCCCCGCGGACATGCTCGACCCCACGGACTTCCACGTTAACGAAGCGCTGCTTGCGCAGCTCGCGATTGCGGATCTGCCGCGACACGCCGATCCACCAGGGCGTCAGCTTTGGAGCCCACCACTTGGGCGGGGTTTGATAGGGCTGGGTGTTCATTGGCGCGCGGCAAAGGCGCTGGTCAGAGTCGCTAACCACGAAGTCACAGAGGACACGTAGACGGACGGAAGTCGACTTGAACGCGTATGCCGCGAATCAGGCGAATTCGTTCGCGACTCCTAACGCCTTATTCGCCCGGTTGGCGCTCGTCGTGGACACTCTCAATCTGTGCCCATCCGTAACCGCGTCCTCCGTGCGTAAGTCGCTAATGCTTATCAGCGAGAAGCAATCAAATCATCCAGTTCCCGCTTCAGTTTCGGCAAGATTTCATCATACCCGAATTGCCCTAGCGGTTCGCTACGACGTTTGAGGTTCACGTGGTTTGGGCCGCACCACAGCCCCAGGTCTGCGTCGTCGGTCTCCCCCGGGCCGTTCACGCGGCACCCCATCACGGCGATCGTGATAGCGTGGTCGGCGGCGTAGCGGGTCATCTCCCTTACCTGTGCGGCGAGGTCTACGAAAGCCTCGTTCTCTACTCGGCTGCAGCTAGGGCAGCTG from Pirellulimonas nuda includes:
- a CDS encoding ABC transporter permease/substrate-binding protein, producing the protein MMLFPLLATAVVARDCVAADNAAPTVTVGSKAFTESVVLGEVLAGLARDSGVRVNHRAELGGSQVLFGALKAGEIDIYPDYTGTIAKELLGGEGGKSDDAIRARLAEQGVVMSRPVGFNNTYVIGMLESRAAELGIETISDLADHPELHLGFSDEFMERSDGWAGLRARYELPHRRVRGMDHNLAYRGLASGSLDAIDLYSTDPEIESYDIRALADDRRFFPVYDAVILYRADLEERAPKFVESFARLVGAIDAPAMIAMNLRARVDRLPEPQVAAAFLKDSFGISSEVQVKSKWRRRLARLARNTREHLLLVAVSLSAAVLFSVPLGVLAYRRPRLAKPILGVVGVIQTLPSLALLVFMIPLLGLGAEPAIVALFLYSLLPIVRNTYSGLTQIPGPLREAAEVLGLPPRTRLWKIELPLASPSILAGVKTAAVINIGAATLGALIGAGGYGQPILTGIRLADTSLILQGAIPAAVMALAAQALFGWAERWLVPAGLRIEPAS
- a CDS encoding ATP-binding cassette domain-containing protein; translated protein: MFRLEKAGKSFGDVVALQPTDLEVERGRSTVLIGPSGCGKSTLLRLLVGLLTPSTGKVLFGDREITPDNVLELRREMGYVIQDGGLFPHLTARDNVALLARFLGWDAAKIDARVDELAELTRLPAGALDRFPTQVSGGQRQRVGIMRALMLDPPVMLLDEPLGALDPLVRYDLQEDLRQIFRSLGKTVVLVTHDMAEAAHFGDTVAILQSGRIVQQGPIRDLVERPANDYVRRFINAQRMTLDGSENGG
- a CDS encoding 1-acyl-sn-glycerol-3-phosphate acyltransferase, with product MNTQPYQTPPKWWAPKLTPWWIGVSRQIRNRELRKQRFVNVEVRGVEHVRGALDRGAGVLITPNHSFHYDSYCLMRASDALRRPFFIMTAWQVFAMSGRFDRWSMQHAGCFSVNREATDLRAFRQATDILTHGPYPLVVFAEGDVFHTNDRVTPFREGAAAMALSAARKGSREVVCVPTAIKQWYVTDPLPSVRATVAALEARLLIRSPPDKQLVDRVYRIGEAVLALLEIEHLGAPQTGSVRQRREALVAALLDRLEGAQDVSRGEGDVPERVKLLRRKLIDARQNAAAAEDGPAQRSATAAMDDVQLVMRLYSYPNDYVRTQPSAERLAETIDKFEEDILEAELPSVRGDRRVVVEFGEPITAASDRSSRVSPAELTGKLHDSVQALLDRMNTQSPSPHVSA